From a region of the Pukyongiella litopenaei genome:
- a CDS encoding TetR/AcrR family transcriptional regulator — protein sequence MTKATAPKTKRGLARRAKILSAAEAVMGEQGFSTASIAEITRVAETAMGTFYIYFSSKEEIFHELVLEMGRITRTMVSAAIAGAPDRLSAERAGLEAFLRFVSARPSLYRIVEEARFVDPDAYRAYFSDFGDAYAAGLREAAANGEIAQGDADVRAWALMGMAKALGDRYVLWEDTPDFDRVVDEAHAMICHGLAP from the coding sequence ATGACCAAAGCCACGGCACCCAAAACCAAACGCGGACTGGCACGGCGCGCAAAGATCCTGAGCGCGGCCGAGGCGGTCATGGGCGAACAGGGTTTTTCCACCGCCTCCATCGCCGAGATCACCCGCGTCGCCGAAACGGCGATGGGAACCTTCTACATCTACTTCTCCAGCAAGGAAGAGATCTTCCACGAACTGGTGCTCGAGATGGGGCGGATCACCCGCACCATGGTCTCTGCCGCCATCGCGGGCGCGCCCGACCGGCTGTCGGCGGAACGCGCCGGGCTCGAGGCGTTCCTGCGGTTCGTATCGGCGCGCCCGTCGCTCTATCGCATCGTCGAGGAGGCCCGGTTCGTCGATCCCGACGCCTATCGCGCCTATTTTTCCGATTTCGGCGACGCCTATGCCGCCGGGCTGCGCGAGGCCGCCGCCAATGGCGAGATCGCCCAGGGCGATGCCGATGTCCGGGCCTGGGCGCTGATGGGCATGGCCAAGGCTTTGGGCGACCGCTACGTCCTGTGGGAAGACACGCCCGATTTCGACCGGGTGGTGGACGAAGCCCATGCGATGATCTGCCACGGGCTGGCCCCATGA
- a CDS encoding alpha/beta fold hydrolase has protein sequence MASPILFLHGWTMRGAVFDDLAARMGPDFDCLAPDLPGHGAAAGAAAGRPATIEACAEMVAAMLDGYPENAVTVVGWSMGAAVAWRYVAGFGTARLRGLVTVDMSPKLMPSRDWQHGLKCQTAETVAASTRRFAEDWTGAAPGIARTMFATPAGAPGFSCIDALRVILAQDADDMRALWGDLVALDQRDVIAEIDVPYLVCSGAQSRVYPAAVSDWIAATAPQARRRVFRRSGHSPHLEEAGAFAGMLSRFVASLDG, from the coding sequence GTGGCATCCCCGATCCTGTTCCTGCACGGCTGGACCATGCGCGGCGCGGTCTTTGACGACCTCGCCGCCCGCATGGGGCCGGATTTCGACTGCCTCGCCCCGGACCTGCCCGGCCACGGGGCGGCGGCAGGGGCGGCGGCGGGGCGGCCCGCGACGATCGAGGCCTGTGCCGAGATGGTGGCGGCTATGCTGGACGGCTACCCGGAGAACGCGGTCACCGTCGTCGGCTGGTCGATGGGCGCGGCCGTGGCCTGGCGCTATGTCGCCGGGTTCGGCACGGCGCGCCTCCGCGGTCTCGTCACCGTGGACATGAGCCCGAAGCTCATGCCATCGCGGGACTGGCAGCACGGGTTGAAATGCCAGACCGCCGAAACCGTCGCCGCCTCGACGCGCCGGTTCGCCGAGGATTGGACGGGTGCGGCACCGGGCATTGCCCGCACCATGTTCGCGACACCCGCCGGCGCCCCCGGTTTTTCCTGCATCGATGCGCTGCGCGTCATCCTGGCGCAGGATGCGGACGACATGCGCGCCTTGTGGGGCGATCTCGTGGCGCTCGATCAGCGTGACGTGATCGCGGAGATCGACGTGCCTTACCTGGTCTGTTCCGGCGCGCAGAGCCGGGTCTATCCGGCCGCTGTCTCGGACTGGATCGCCGCGACCGCCCCACAGGCGCGGCGGCGGGTCTTTCGGCGATCCGGCCATTCGCCGCACCTGGAGGAAGCCGGGGCGTTTGCCGGCATGCTGTCGCGGTTCGTGGCGTCGCTGGACGGCTGA
- a CDS encoding MaoC/PaaZ C-terminal domain-containing protein, producing MTMLDLSARWMPTQADFDTFAEVSGDDNAIHVDPAFSARTAFGRTVSHGMLIYSRLWGLLLQHRPGTRQVSQTMMFPNPAFAGEEIALSVTETAPGRVTMRAARVADRAEVLVGEAEIA from the coding sequence ATGACGATGCTTGACCTGTCCGCCCGCTGGATGCCGACACAGGCCGATTTCGATACCTTTGCCGAGGTATCCGGCGACGACAACGCCATCCATGTCGACCCGGCGTTTTCGGCGCGCACCGCGTTCGGCCGCACGGTCAGCCACGGCATGCTGATCTATTCCAGGCTGTGGGGGCTGTTGCTGCAACACCGCCCCGGAACCCGCCAGGTCAGCCAGACCATGATGTTTCCGAACCCGGCCTTCGCCGGTGAGGAAATCGCGCTCTCGGTCACCGAAACCGCGCCGGGGCGCGTGACGATGCGGGCGGCACGGGTGGCGGACCGGGCTGAGGTCCTGGTCGGCGAAGCGGAGATCGCGTGA
- a CDS encoding tetratricopeptide repeat protein → MDSYGYDLGSHHCPVSTGSEQAQRWFDRGLIWTYGFNHDEAIACFKRALEHDPDLAMAHWGIAYATGPNYNMPWRLYDDQGRAAALATAHEATQAALARIDGCTAAEAALIRALPARYPQRDVADDMEAWDRDFADAMREVHAAHPDHLDLRSVHVESLMDLTPWQMWDLKTGREAEGAATQEARAALETAFRDDPAAMSHPGLLHLYVHLMEMSPTPEAALKAADVLRTLVPDAGHLVHMPTHIDVQCGDYHSVVHWNRKAVEADLKYYRREGAFNIYTGYRQHNYHFVIYGALFLGQIEPALEAVRGMRDTVPDEMLRIESPPMADFFESYMAMEPHVLIRFGRWDDLTRFELPEDRELYCTLTATVHYARALAFAALGRVEEAEAEEIRFHEARDLVPETRLLHNNTVRDLLEIATEMLRGEIEYRKRNFDLAFAHLRRAVELDDALPYDEPWGWMQPTRHALGALLLEQGRAAEAEEVYRADLGLAGQLSRATVHPGNVWSLKGLHDCLQARGETVEIVHVRQSLDLALARSDTVAASCGCAQAAMRAAS, encoded by the coding sequence ATGGACAGCTACGGCTATGATCTGGGCAGCCATCATTGCCCGGTCAGCACCGGCTCGGAACAGGCGCAGCGCTGGTTCGACCGCGGGCTGATCTGGACCTACGGCTTCAACCACGACGAGGCAATCGCCTGTTTCAAGCGCGCGCTCGAACATGATCCCGATCTCGCGATGGCCCATTGGGGCATCGCCTATGCGACCGGGCCGAACTACAACATGCCGTGGCGGCTCTATGACGATCAGGGCCGCGCCGCCGCGCTGGCCACCGCCCATGAGGCCACGCAGGCGGCGCTGGCGCGTATCGACGGCTGCACGGCGGCCGAGGCGGCGCTGATCCGTGCCCTGCCCGCCCGCTATCCCCAGCGCGATGTGGCCGACGACATGGAGGCCTGGGATCGCGATTTCGCCGATGCGATGCGCGAGGTCCATGCCGCCCATCCGGATCACCTCGACCTCAGGTCGGTCCATGTCGAATCCCTGATGGACCTGACCCCCTGGCAGATGTGGGACCTGAAAACCGGCCGCGAAGCCGAAGGCGCGGCCACGCAGGAGGCGCGGGCGGCGCTCGAAACCGCATTTCGCGACGATCCGGCGGCGATGTCCCATCCCGGCCTGCTGCATCTCTATGTCCACCTGATGGAAATGTCGCCCACGCCCGAGGCGGCGCTGAAGGCGGCGGATGTGCTGCGGACGCTGGTGCCCGATGCCGGCCACCTGGTGCATATGCCCACCCATATCGACGTGCAGTGCGGCGATTATCACAGCGTCGTGCACTGGAACCGCAAGGCGGTCGAGGCCGACCTGAAATACTATCGCCGCGAAGGCGCGTTCAACATCTACACCGGCTATCGCCAGCACAATTATCATTTCGTCATCTACGGGGCGCTGTTTCTCGGGCAGATCGAACCGGCGCTGGAGGCGGTGCGCGGCATGAGGGACACCGTTCCCGACGAGATGCTGCGCATCGAAAGCCCGCCGATGGCGGATTTCTTCGAAAGCTACATGGCGATGGAGCCGCATGTCCTGATCCGCTTTGGCCGCTGGGACGACCTGACCCGGTTCGAACTGCCGGAGGATCGCGAACTATACTGCACGCTCACGGCGACCGTCCATTACGCGCGGGCGCTGGCCTTTGCGGCGCTGGGCCGGGTCGAAGAGGCCGAGGCCGAGGAAATCCGGTTCCACGAGGCCCGCGACCTGGTGCCGGAAACCCGGCTTCTTCACAACAACACCGTCCGCGACCTTCTTGAAATCGCGACGGAAATGCTGCGGGGAGAGATCGAATACCGGAAACGGAACTTCGATCTGGCCTTTGCCCATCTGCGCCGCGCGGTCGAGCTCGACGACGCGCTGCCCTATGACGAACCCTGGGGATGGATGCAGCCGACACGCCACGCGCTCGGGGCGCTGCTGCTGGAACAGGGACGCGCGGCCGAGGCTGAAGAGGTCTATCGCGCCGATCTGGGCCTCGCCGGACAGCTGAGCCGCGCCACGGTGCATCCGGGCAATGTCTGGTCGCTCAAGGGGCTGCATGATTGCCTGCAGGCGCGCGGGGAAACCGTCGAAATCGTCCATGTCCGCCAGAGCCTGGACCTGGCCCTCGCGCGATCCGACACGGTTGCGGCGTCCTGCGGCTGCGCCCAGGCCGCGATGCGCGCAGCGTCCTGA
- a CDS encoding nitrile hydratase accessory protein produces MTDGAPPDPVFAAPWHAQLFALTVHLNETGLFAWTDWAARFGATLARHGLDRELDGGDDYFNAWLETLETLLDDRGAAGQAEARTMRAAWERAYLTTPHGDPVRLGATAPGDGTA; encoded by the coding sequence ATGACCGATGGCGCGCCGCCCGACCCGGTCTTTGCCGCGCCCTGGCACGCGCAGCTTTTCGCGCTGACGGTTCATCTGAATGAAACCGGCCTGTTCGCGTGGACCGACTGGGCCGCGCGGTTCGGCGCGACGCTGGCGCGGCACGGGCTGGACCGCGAACTGGATGGCGGCGACGACTATTTCAACGCCTGGCTGGAGACGCTCGAGACCCTTCTCGACGACCGGGGCGCGGCGGGGCAGGCCGAGGCCCGCACCATGCGGGCGGCGTGGGAACGCGCCTACCTGACCACGCCCCATGGCGATCCCGTGCGGCTCGGCGCCACCGCGCCCGGTGACGGGACGGCCTGA
- a CDS encoding enoyl-CoA hydratase/isomerase family protein: MTGPVTTAIRPLASGAPCFHIALDAPRSNALEPGLLAGLHAALDALEASGARVALLTGGRNFSTGGDVARFHDAARTGTAAAYADEVVPRLQDCVSRMVAMPVLFATAARGAITGGSAGLLFASDLTVLAPDAFVQPYYATVGFAPDGGWTALLPERIGAAAAQQWLMLDGRHGADDLHRMGLATAIDTAPETRALDLLNTLNLDAAITTKGLIWDAARRAALRDRLAAETTAFRARIALETTQAGMARFLGREQETPHV; encoded by the coding sequence ATGACCGGGCCGGTCACCACCGCCATCCGCCCGCTCGCCAGCGGCGCGCCGTGTTTTCACATCGCGCTGGACGCCCCGCGTTCGAACGCGCTGGAACCGGGGCTGCTCGCGGGCCTTCATGCCGCGCTCGATGCGCTCGAGGCCTCCGGCGCACGGGTCGCGCTGCTGACCGGTGGGCGCAATTTCTCGACCGGTGGCGATGTGGCGCGGTTTCACGACGCGGCCCGGACCGGCACCGCCGCGGCCTATGCCGACGAGGTCGTGCCCCGGCTCCAGGACTGCGTGTCTCGCATGGTCGCGATGCCGGTGCTGTTTGCCACCGCCGCGCGCGGCGCCATCACCGGCGGATCGGCGGGGCTGCTGTTTGCCTCCGATCTCACCGTGCTGGCGCCCGATGCCTTCGTCCAGCCCTATTATGCAACGGTCGGCTTTGCCCCCGATGGCGGCTGGACCGCGCTGTTGCCAGAGCGGATCGGAGCGGCGGCAGCGCAGCAATGGCTGATGCTGGATGGCCGTCACGGCGCCGATGACCTGCATCGGATGGGGCTGGCCACCGCAATCGACACCGCGCCGGAGACACGGGCGCTGGACCTTCTGAACACACTGAACCTCGATGCCGCGATCACCACCAAGGGGCTGATCTGGGATGCCGCGCGCCGTGCCGCGCTGCGCGACCGCCTGGCGGCGGAAACGACGGCCTTCCGGGCGCGGATCGCGCTGGAGACCACCCAGGCGGGCATGGCCCGGTTCCTGGGAAGAGAGCAAGAGACCCCGCATGTTTGA
- a CDS encoding substrate-binding domain-containing protein yields MKRTLSVALTASLLATPLFAEIRIAHVYGKTGALEAYAKQSHVGLMLGLEYATEGTMEIDGEPIVVIEKDTQLKPDIGKALLAEAYGDDDAQIAVGPVSSGVALAMLPVAEEYERILVVEPAVADSITGENWNRYIFRTGRNSSQDAISNAIALGGEGVTVATLAQDYAFGRDGVAAFKEALEGTGATVAHEEYVPTDTTDFTAAAERIFQAMGDIEGEKKLFIIWAGGGSPMGKINAMDPSRFGIEIATGGNILAALTAYKELPGMEGATYYYYEIPKNPVNDWLVEQHLDRFGTPPDFFTAGGMSAGLAVVEAIRKAGGADDTDALIEAMEGMEWETPKGTMQFRAEDHQALQPMYHFRTEVQDGKDYGVPVLVRELAIGDMDLPIRN; encoded by the coding sequence ATGAAACGCACTTTGTCCGTTGCCCTGACGGCGTCGCTGCTGGCGACGCCGCTTTTCGCGGAGATCAGGATCGCGCATGTCTACGGCAAGACCGGCGCGCTCGAAGCCTATGCCAAGCAATCGCATGTCGGGCTGATGCTGGGGCTGGAATATGCGACCGAAGGGACGATGGAGATCGATGGCGAACCGATCGTCGTGATCGAGAAGGATACCCAGCTGAAACCGGATATCGGCAAGGCGCTGCTGGCCGAGGCCTATGGCGACGACGATGCGCAGATCGCGGTCGGGCCGGTGTCGTCTGGCGTGGCGCTGGCGATGCTGCCGGTGGCCGAGGAATACGAACGCATTCTCGTGGTGGAGCCGGCGGTGGCCGATTCGATCACCGGCGAGAACTGGAACCGCTACATCTTCCGCACCGGCCGGAACTCGTCGCAGGATGCGATCTCGAACGCCATCGCCCTGGGGGGCGAGGGTGTCACGGTGGCCACGCTGGCGCAGGACTACGCGTTCGGGCGTGACGGCGTCGCCGCGTTCAAGGAGGCGCTGGAAGGCACCGGCGCCACCGTCGCGCATGAGGAATACGTCCCCACCGACACCACCGATTTCACCGCCGCCGCCGAGCGTATCTTCCAGGCGATGGGCGATATCGAGGGTGAAAAGAAACTGTTCATCATCTGGGCCGGTGGCGGCAGCCCGATGGGCAAGATCAACGCGATGGACCCGTCCCGGTTCGGGATCGAGATCGCGACCGGCGGCAACATCCTCGCGGCGCTGACCGCCTACAAGGAGCTGCCGGGCATGGAGGGGGCGACCTACTACTATTACGAGATCCCCAAGAACCCGGTGAATGACTGGCTGGTCGAACAGCATCTCGACCGCTTCGGCACGCCGCCCGATTTCTTCACCGCGGGAGGGATGTCGGCCGGGCTGGCCGTGGTCGAGGCCATCCGCAAGGCCGGTGGCGCCGACGATACCGACGCGCTGATCGAGGCGATGGAAGGCATGGAATGGGAAACGCCGAAAGGCACCATGCAGTTCCGCGCCGAAGACCACCAGGCGCTGCAGCCGATGTATCATTTCCGCACCGAGGTGCAGGACGGCAAGGATTACGGTGTCCCGGTTCTCGTGCGTGAACTCGCGATCGGGGACATGGACCTTCCAATCCGCAACTGA
- a CDS encoding ABC transporter ATP-binding protein, which translates to MSEPVLSLRDVHTDIAQYHILQGVDLDVPRGGVTMLLGRNGVGKTTTLRTIIGHWQARAGSIAYDGQDITTWPAAARARAGIGFVPEDMGIFADLTVQENMTLAAVSGPLAPDRRDWLFSVFPPLKTFWNSEAGNLSGGQKQMLSIARAMAEDRTLYLIDEPTKGLAPAIISTMAGALRELKEQGASILLVEQNFSVARALGDTAAVMEDGRIVWTGPMRELAEDAALQERLMGLSMEAH; encoded by the coding sequence ATGTCTGAGCCGGTTCTCAGCCTGCGCGACGTTCACACCGATATCGCGCAGTATCACATCCTGCAGGGCGTCGATCTCGATGTGCCGCGCGGGGGGGTCACCATGCTGCTGGGGCGTAACGGTGTCGGCAAGACGACGACGTTGCGCACCATCATCGGCCACTGGCAGGCCCGGGCCGGGTCGATCGCCTATGACGGGCAGGACATCACCACATGGCCGGCGGCGGCGCGCGCGCGGGCAGGGATCGGGTTCGTGCCCGAGGACATGGGCATCTTTGCCGACCTGACCGTGCAGGAAAACATGACCCTGGCCGCCGTCTCTGGACCGCTGGCCCCGGACCGGCGCGACTGGCTGTTCTCGGTCTTTCCGCCGCTGAAGACCTTCTGGAACTCCGAGGCGGGAAACCTGTCGGGGGGGCAGAAACAGATGTTGTCGATCGCACGGGCGATGGCCGAGGACCGGACGCTCTACCTGATCGACGAGCCGACCAAGGGGCTCGCGCCCGCGATCATCTCGACCATGGCCGGGGCGTTGCGCGAACTGAAGGAACAGGGCGCGTCGATCCTGCTGGTGGAACAGAATTTCTCGGTCGCAAGGGCACTGGGCGATACCGCCGCAGTGATGGAGGACGGCCGGATCGTCTGGACCGGCCCGATGCGCGAGCTGGCCGAAGACGCCGCCCTTCAGGAACGCCTGATGGGCCTGAGCATGGAGGCGCACTGA
- a CDS encoding AMP-binding protein, whose translation MFDLIPDMAFKRAEISPGALAFRDTSTGLDWSFAAVNDAANGIAEGLTAAGLTEGDRLAILCLNRAEFFLTLLACQKTGIILCPLNWRQTARELVDTLTPVRAHAILHDAAHADLAAAVGSETGAALHDIEGTLGGWIAAGGPPRNDAVPANRPWYLLFTSGTTGLPKAVTQTARMAWVNAVNIGQAIGLTSADRSVNFLPLFHTAGINLYTLPVFLNGGSSTILPKFEADDLLALIRDGAVTQFFGVPAIYQAFSLLPDIDRIDWSGIRCGCGGAPLPEPLIRFFADRGAHVLNGYGMTETGPTVFLMDPAHATAKIGSVGKAQMLTEVRLGGVPAGAAGEGEIQLRGPGITPGYHENPAATAASFTPDGWLATGDIGRRDADGYYFVVDRIKDMYISGGENVYPAEVERVLNAHPAVLEVAVIGVSDDRWGEVGAAFLIARPGEAPDPDAIRRWCRERLAAYKVPATVRVVDDFPRTAAGKIRKPDLRKTYDDA comes from the coding sequence ATGTTTGACCTCATTCCGGACATGGCCTTCAAACGGGCCGAAATCTCACCCGGTGCGCTGGCCTTCCGCGATACGTCGACCGGTCTGGACTGGAGTTTTGCCGCCGTGAACGACGCCGCCAACGGGATCGCCGAGGGTCTGACCGCCGCCGGCCTGACCGAGGGCGACCGGCTGGCGATCCTCTGCCTGAACCGGGCCGAGTTCTTCCTGACGCTGCTGGCCTGTCAGAAAACCGGTATCATCCTGTGCCCGCTGAACTGGCGGCAGACGGCGCGGGAACTGGTCGACACGCTGACCCCCGTAAGGGCGCATGCGATCCTGCATGATGCGGCCCATGCCGACCTGGCCGCGGCGGTCGGTTCCGAAACCGGTGCCGCGCTGCATGACATCGAGGGCACCCTGGGCGGCTGGATCGCGGCAGGCGGGCCGCCGCGCAACGATGCGGTCCCGGCCAACCGGCCCTGGTACCTGCTGTTCACCTCGGGCACCACCGGGCTGCCCAAGGCGGTCACCCAGACCGCGCGCATGGCCTGGGTCAACGCGGTCAATATCGGCCAGGCCATCGGGCTGACCAGCGCCGACCGGTCGGTGAACTTCCTGCCCCTGTTCCATACCGCCGGGATCAATCTCTACACGCTGCCGGTGTTCCTGAATGGCGGGTCCTCGACCATCCTGCCGAAATTCGAGGCCGATGACCTGCTGGCGCTGATCCGCGACGGGGCCGTGACCCAGTTCTTCGGCGTGCCGGCCATCTACCAGGCGTTCTCGCTCCTGCCCGACATCGACCGCATCGACTGGTCCGGCATCCGCTGCGGCTGCGGCGGCGCCCCCCTGCCCGAGCCGCTGATCCGGTTCTTTGCCGATCGCGGCGCCCATGTCCTGAACGGCTATGGCATGACCGAAACCGGGCCGACCGTGTTCCTGATGGACCCCGCCCACGCAACCGCCAAGATCGGTTCGGTGGGCAAGGCGCAGATGCTGACCGAGGTCCGGCTGGGCGGCGTGCCTGCCGGCGCGGCGGGCGAAGGCGAAATCCAGCTGCGCGGCCCCGGCATCACGCCGGGATACCATGAAAACCCGGCGGCCACCGCCGCGAGTTTCACCCCCGATGGCTGGCTGGCCACCGGCGATATCGGACGCCGGGACGCGGACGGGTATTACTTTGTCGTGGACCGGATCAAGGACATGTATATCTCGGGTGGCGAAAACGTCTATCCGGCCGAGGTCGAACGGGTCCTGAACGCGCATCCCGCCGTGCTCGAGGTCGCGGTGATCGGCGTCTCCGACGACAGGTGGGGCGAGGTCGGCGCGGCGTTCCTGATCGCGCGGCCGGGCGAGGCCCCCGACCCCGACGCGATCCGGCGCTGGTGCCGCGAGCGGCTGGCCGCCTACAAGGTGCCCGCCACCGTTCGGGTGGTCGACGATTTCCCGCGCACAGCGGCCGGAAAGATCCGCAAACCCGACCTCAGAAAGACCTATGACGATGCTTGA
- a CDS encoding branched-chain amino acid ABC transporter permease — MTAAPDHTPTFAETTLAERIGKAAPVLLVPVLVVLGFIAIGAPSSWLTLTVSGLAMGMMIFIMASGLTLVFGLMDVINFGHGAFISVGAFVGVSVLLALGTWTGAPSLLLNVAAVLLAVIAAMIVTGALGWGFERVIVRPVYGAHLKQILVTVGGLIVIEQLIHVIWGPDEIFINRPVMLKGAVTFAGAAVEKYRLLAVVIGLALFVAMRMVLRRTKIGLIVRAGVENGEMVQALGYRLRLVFIGVFIAGSALAGLGGVMWGLYQEVITAGMGEEMMILVFIVVIIGGLGSVEGAFIGALLVGLLQNYVAFLEPKLALVSNIALMTAILLWRPQGMMPVVKAK, encoded by the coding sequence ATGACCGCAGCCCCCGATCATACCCCCACCTTCGCCGAAACCACGCTGGCCGAACGGATCGGCAAGGCGGCACCGGTGCTGCTGGTTCCGGTCCTGGTGGTGCTGGGTTTCATTGCCATCGGCGCGCCGTCGTCATGGCTGACACTCACCGTCTCCGGGCTGGCGATGGGGATGATGATCTTCATCATGGCCTCCGGACTCACGCTCGTGTTCGGGCTGATGGACGTGATCAATTTCGGCCATGGCGCCTTTATCTCGGTCGGTGCGTTCGTCGGCGTCTCGGTGCTGCTGGCGCTGGGAACCTGGACCGGCGCGCCGTCGCTGCTGCTGAACGTGGCGGCGGTGCTGCTGGCGGTGATCGCCGCCATGATCGTCACCGGCGCGCTGGGATGGGGGTTCGAACGGGTCATCGTGCGGCCCGTCTACGGGGCCCATCTCAAGCAGATCCTGGTGACCGTGGGCGGGCTGATCGTCATCGAACAGCTCATCCATGTCATCTGGGGGCCGGACGAGATCTTCATCAACCGTCCCGTGATGCTGAAGGGCGCCGTCACCTTTGCCGGTGCGGCGGTCGAGAAATACCGGCTGCTGGCGGTGGTCATCGGGCTGGCCCTGTTCGTGGCCATGCGCATGGTGCTGCGGCGGACCAAGATCGGCCTGATCGTGCGGGCCGGCGTCGAGAACGGCGAGATGGTCCAGGCGCTCGGCTACCGGCTGCGGCTGGTCTTCATCGGCGTGTTCATCGCCGGTTCGGCGCTGGCCGGGCTGGGCGGCGTGATGTGGGGGCTCTACCAGGAGGTGATCACCGCCGGGATGGGCGAGGAAATGATGATCCTCGTCTTCATCGTGGTGATCATCGGCGGGCTCGGCTCGGTCGAAGGCGCGTTCATCGGCGCGCTGCTGGTGGGACTGCTGCAGAACTATGTGGCCTTTCTGGAACCGAAACTGGCGCTGGTGTCGAACATCGCGCTGATGACCGCCATCCTGCTGTGGCGGCCCCAGGGCATGATGCCCGTGGTGAAGGCGAAATAA
- a CDS encoding phosphate acetyltransferase, whose amino-acid sequence MEVGQTATISRSYTADDLAGFADLSGATPGDHVPEPLIAALFSYLLGVRLPGSGTNYLKQELRFHAPAPTEAELTATVEITRLRPEKHLVDLWARCVAPDGTLICEGRSLVKARDIGA is encoded by the coding sequence ATGGAGGTTGGACAGACAGCAACAATATCGCGCAGCTATACCGCCGACGACCTGGCGGGCTTTGCGGACCTGTCGGGTGCGACCCCCGGCGACCACGTCCCCGAACCGCTGATCGCGGCGCTGTTTTCCTATCTGCTGGGGGTCAGGCTGCCCGGCTCGGGCACCAACTATCTCAAGCAGGAACTGCGGTTTCACGCCCCTGCCCCGACCGAAGCCGAACTCACCGCGACGGTCGAGATCACGCGGCTGCGCCCGGAAAAGCACCTGGTCGATCTGTGGGCGCGCTGCGTGGCCCCCGATGGCACGCTGATCTGCGAGGGCCGGTCGCTGGTCAAGGCCCGGGATATCGGCGCCTGA
- a CDS encoding branched-chain amino acid ABC transporter permease, whose translation MLVNLLSGDKPRSTVLTVLLLVILVGLALAPFLFPGVRSLETAARICIFIVLVASYDLLLGYAGIVSFAHTMFFGLGAYGVALASTHMGRGYDALIAGAGLGAVAAAALALLIGLFSLRVRAIFFAMITLAVASAVAVLVSQFSGLTGGEDGLNYKIPRELTPAFRLGEVMGVRINGKVLNYYLIFAGSLALFLLMLRIVNSPFGRVLQAIRENDFRAEAIGYKVVWYRTLATCISAATAALAGSLFAIWLRYVGPDTTLSFEIMLDILLMVVIGGMGTMYGAVIGATIFVLAQNYLQTLMGSASEATSALPLVPHLLDPDRWLMWLGILFILSVYFFPTGIVGRLRAGR comes from the coding sequence ATGCTCGTGAACCTTCTTTCCGGCGACAAGCCGCGTTCGACCGTCCTGACCGTCCTGCTGCTGGTCATTCTCGTGGGCCTCGCGCTGGCGCCGTTCCTGTTTCCCGGCGTGCGGTCGCTCGAGACCGCGGCGCGGATCTGCATCTTCATCGTGCTGGTGGCCAGCTACGATCTGCTGCTGGGCTATGCCGGCATCGTCAGCTTTGCCCACACGATGTTCTTCGGGCTCGGGGCCTATGGCGTGGCGCTGGCCTCGACCCATATGGGGCGCGGCTATGACGCGCTGATCGCGGGCGCGGGGCTGGGCGCGGTCGCGGCGGCGGCGCTGGCGCTCCTGATCGGGCTGTTCTCGTTGCGGGTGCGGGCGATCTTCTTTGCCATGATCACGCTGGCGGTGGCCTCGGCGGTCGCGGTGCTGGTCTCGCAGTTTTCCGGCCTGACCGGCGGCGAGGACGGGCTGAACTACAAGATCCCGCGCGAACTGACCCCGGCCTTTCGGCTGGGCGAGGTCATGGGCGTCCGGATCAACGGCAAGGTGCTGAACTACTACCTGATCTTCGCCGGGTCGCTGGCGTTGTTCCTGCTGATGCTGCGGATCGTCAATTCGCCCTTTGGCCGGGTGTTGCAGGCCATCCGCGAAAACGATTTCCGGGCCGAGGCGATCGGCTACAAGGTGGTCTGGTACCGCACGCTCGCCACCTGCATCTCGGCGGCGACGGCGGCGCTGGCGGGGTCGCTGTTCGCGATCTGGCTGCGCTATGTCGGGCCGGACACGACGCTGTCCTTCGAGATCATGCTCGACATCCTGCTGATGGTCGTGATCGGCGGCATGGGCACCATGTATGGCGCGGTGATCGGGGCGACGATCTTCGTGCTGGCGCAGAACTACCTGCAGACGCTGATGGGGTCGGCCTCCGAGGCGACCTCGGCCCTGCCGCTGGTGCCGCACCTGCTCGACCCGGACCGCTGGCTGATGTGGCTGGGCATCCTGTTCATCCTGAGCGTCTATTTCTTTCCGACCGGGATCGTCGGCCGCCTGCGGGCCGGACGTTGA